One segment of Pseudobythopirellula maris DNA contains the following:
- a CDS encoding PAS domain-containing hybrid sensor histidine kinase/response regulator, whose amino-acid sequence MTPPNDHFSRQNAAEFLSAVMSSCRDAIIACSLDGEIRSWNRGAEEIYGYSRQQALGESLSLITPADRTDELQSLAEQAVAGDALEPFDTVRVRQSGQEFPAAIRGFPIRDAEGSVVGFATVERDVSDRVDAADALHNALAAAQEANAAKTRFLANVSHELRTPMNAIVGMTALALEEKLSPELRDYLETIRDSSDAMLHLVNDVLDLSKFDSQQFEFEEVAFDPRDLVEGTIKVLGSAAHAKGLELVCRLSPNTPSAVVGDPVRLRQVLTNLIGNAIKFTPSGEVLVEVTPEALERGRCKLRFRVIDTGIGVSPKDRDKIFAPFTQVDSATTRRYSGTGLGLTIARHLIHCFGGELKVNSKKGEGSCFSFMLSLPLADKRPTLPMQAAERLSGLRVLVADDNESTRGSLLEQLEAWKIEAEAVESGRDALDILREASDQGHPFDVALIDALMPGIDGFSVASRVEGDESIVSRTILMASTTDRLEFSRRCAEAGASGYVQKPISQSQLLNAVAQVTGASTLEGEPTIRLFDEPGPSEPLRVLLVEDTPANRKVVKRALSKRGHELREAVNGREAVDAFRKEDFDVILMDVQMPIMDGLQATEAIREIEHRSGDERGVPIIALTAHSMRGDRERCLRAGMSGYLSKPLDLRRLIHSVEESAKNGDKKTRELSDLHDTKDKGMTTEIEATSNDRFDEQLWDPEKALSRLRGDRSLLMDMIKFYEEDHLTLLKTIDAQQQAGELDDLQRAAHSLKGLASTFEADRTVGAARDLEHAARDGEADKLEPLVKKLSSEANALAIALTAYREST is encoded by the coding sequence ATGACTCCCCCCAACGATCATTTCTCACGACAAAACGCGGCAGAGTTTTTATCAGCCGTGATGAGTTCTTGCCGAGACGCGATCATCGCCTGCTCGCTAGACGGCGAGATCCGTTCGTGGAATCGCGGGGCCGAAGAGATCTACGGCTACAGCCGCCAGCAAGCCCTAGGGGAAAGCCTTTCGCTCATCACGCCGGCGGACCGCACGGATGAGCTCCAAAGTCTCGCCGAGCAGGCCGTGGCCGGCGACGCACTAGAGCCGTTTGACACGGTCCGGGTGCGGCAATCAGGACAAGAGTTCCCAGCGGCGATCCGAGGCTTTCCGATCCGCGACGCCGAGGGCTCGGTGGTCGGCTTTGCTACGGTTGAACGCGATGTGTCGGACCGTGTCGACGCTGCCGACGCCCTGCACAACGCGTTGGCGGCCGCTCAGGAGGCCAACGCAGCCAAGACGCGCTTCTTGGCCAATGTGAGCCACGAGCTGCGGACTCCGATGAACGCCATCGTGGGAATGACAGCCCTCGCGCTGGAAGAGAAGCTCTCTCCCGAGCTGCGAGACTACCTCGAGACCATCCGCGACTCGTCCGACGCGATGCTTCACCTGGTGAACGACGTGTTGGACTTGTCGAAGTTCGACTCTCAGCAGTTTGAATTCGAGGAGGTCGCTTTCGACCCTCGCGATCTGGTCGAGGGAACGATCAAGGTGCTCGGTTCCGCCGCGCACGCCAAGGGCCTGGAGCTCGTTTGTCGCCTCTCGCCCAACACGCCAAGCGCCGTGGTGGGCGACCCGGTGCGGTTGCGACAAGTGCTTACCAATCTGATCGGCAACGCGATCAAGTTTACTCCCAGCGGCGAGGTGCTGGTCGAGGTGACGCCGGAAGCGCTCGAGCGTGGTCGCTGCAAACTCCGATTCCGGGTGATCGACACGGGCATCGGTGTGTCGCCGAAAGACCGCGACAAGATCTTCGCGCCATTCACTCAGGTCGACAGCGCCACGACGCGGCGTTACAGCGGCACGGGCCTCGGGCTGACCATCGCCAGGCACCTGATTCATTGTTTTGGCGGCGAGCTGAAAGTTAACAGCAAGAAGGGCGAGGGTAGCTGCTTCTCGTTTATGCTCAGCCTGCCACTGGCCGACAAGAGGCCGACTCTACCCATGCAGGCGGCGGAGCGGCTCAGCGGCCTGCGGGTGCTGGTTGCCGACGACAACGAGTCGACGCGGGGCTCGTTGCTCGAGCAACTCGAGGCTTGGAAGATCGAGGCCGAGGCGGTCGAATCTGGGCGCGACGCGCTCGACATTCTCCGCGAGGCGAGCGATCAGGGCCATCCCTTCGACGTGGCGCTGATCGACGCCCTCATGCCCGGCATCGACGGCTTCTCGGTCGCCTCGCGTGTCGAGGGAGACGAGTCGATTGTCTCCCGGACGATCCTGATGGCCTCGACCACCGACCGGCTCGAGTTTAGCCGCCGCTGCGCGGAGGCGGGCGCCTCAGGCTATGTGCAAAAGCCTATCAGCCAGTCGCAGCTCCTTAATGCCGTGGCCCAGGTGACCGGCGCCTCGACCCTTGAGGGCGAGCCCACAATACGCCTGTTCGACGAGCCCGGTCCCTCCGAGCCGCTACGCGTGCTGCTTGTCGAAGACACGCCCGCGAATCGCAAAGTGGTCAAGCGCGCACTAAGCAAGCGGGGCCATGAATTGCGTGAGGCGGTCAACGGCCGTGAAGCGGTCGACGCGTTCAGAAAGGAAGATTTCGACGTCATCCTTATGGACGTTCAGATGCCGATCATGGATGGTCTGCAAGCGACCGAGGCAATCCGCGAGATCGAGCATCGCAGCGGAGATGAACGCGGCGTTCCTATCATCGCGCTGACGGCCCATTCGATGCGCGGCGACCGCGAACGCTGCCTGCGTGCGGGCATGAGCGGCTACCTGTCGAAACCCCTCGACCTGAGGCGGCTGATTCACTCTGTCGAGGAGAGCGCTAAGAACGGCGACAAGAAGACACGCGAACTCAGTGACCTTCACGATACGAAAGACAAAGGCATGACGACGGAAATCGAGGCGACGTCCAACGATCGGTTCGACGAGCAGCTGTGGGATCCCGAGAAAGCGCTCTCGCGTCTGCGGGGCGACCGTTCGTTGCTTATGGACATGATCAAGTTCTATGAAGAAGACCACCTGACTCTTCTCAAAACGATCGACGCCCAGCAGCAAGCCGGCGAACTGGACGACTTGCAGCGGGCGGCCCACAGCCTCAAAGGGCTTGCTTCGACATTCGAGGCCGATCGGACGGTAGGCGCCGCACGTGACTTGGAACACGCCGCCCGTGATGGCGAGGCCGATAAACTTGAGCCGCTCGTTAAGAAGCTTTCCAGCGAGGCGAACGCCCTGGCGATCGCCCTGACCGCGTACCGCGAATCGACTTAG
- a CDS encoding carbon storage regulator: MLVLSRKTGDEIHLPGLGVKIKLVKIRGKVASVGIEAPHDIDILRGELLANQHADVDEPRLLQASA; encoded by the coding sequence ATGCTCGTGCTCTCACGAAAGACCGGTGATGAAATCCACTTGCCCGGGCTTGGGGTAAAGATCAAATTGGTCAAAATCCGCGGCAAAGTCGCTAGTGTGGGGATCGAAGCGCCTCACGACATCGACATTTTGCGGGGTGAGTTGCTCGCCAATCAGCACGCCGATGTCGACGAGCCTCGGCTGCTCCAGGCTAGCGCCTAG
- a CDS encoding GGDEF domain-containing protein → MTDKTATMSFRESWPEWLLSRPKTVVAVSLLVASVVAMADYATGDPIPLLVCYLPSVMLIAWVTRISYGFMLAAVCCCGWLLDDLLMIDEQPFSEGEVWTASIHGVFFTVVLTMLMRLRIAQANERRLARTDGLTGLHNPKAFRELAELEIARSARTGRPVSVAFLDCDNFKMVNDTLGHLEGDRLLAAIAERMQQVVRKIDMPARMGGDEFAILLPETSEQEARVLIERLRTELNERMQQDGWPVTFSIGVAVYASAPESVDALIQGADVLMYEVKTGAKDAVAFRLVA, encoded by the coding sequence ATGACCGACAAAACCGCGACAATGAGTTTTCGTGAGAGCTGGCCCGAGTGGCTCTTGAGCCGACCGAAGACGGTAGTGGCCGTTTCGCTTCTCGTAGCCTCCGTGGTCGCCATGGCCGACTACGCCACGGGCGACCCGATACCGCTGCTGGTTTGCTACCTCCCCTCAGTGATGCTGATCGCCTGGGTGACGCGGATCTCCTACGGCTTTATGCTGGCGGCCGTCTGCTGCTGCGGTTGGCTGCTGGACGACCTGCTGATGATCGACGAGCAACCTTTTAGCGAAGGCGAGGTCTGGACCGCTTCGATCCACGGCGTGTTCTTCACCGTGGTGCTCACCATGCTGATGCGGCTACGCATCGCGCAAGCGAACGAACGCCGCCTGGCGCGCACCGACGGCCTCACGGGGCTGCACAACCCCAAGGCGTTCCGCGAACTGGCGGAGCTCGAGATCGCGCGTTCGGCCCGCACGGGACGGCCGGTCTCGGTGGCGTTTCTCGACTGCGACAACTTCAAGATGGTCAACGACACGCTCGGTCACTTAGAGGGCGACCGCCTGCTGGCGGCGATCGCCGAGCGGATGCAGCAGGTTGTCCGCAAGATCGACATGCCCGCCCGCATGGGAGGCGACGAGTTCGCCATCCTGCTACCCGAAACCTCTGAGCAAGAGGCCCGTGTGCTCATCGAGCGGCTCCGCACGGAGCTCAACGAGCGGATGCAACAAGACGGCTGGCCGGTCACGTTCAGCATCGGCGTGGCGGTCTACGCCTCGGCCCCCGAGTCGGTCGACGCCTTGATTCAGGGCGCCGACGTGCTGATGTACGAGGTCAAGACCGGGGCGAAGGACGCCGTGGCGTTCCGCCTGGTGGCTTAG
- the tssK gene encoding type VI secretion system baseplate subunit TssK codes for MSHHAVHWHEGMFLTPQHFQAAERRQDYLRQRSSQWDCHHNWGLRRIEIDADALANHRLVIRRLQARMHDGALLSFPEDGAPPVVDLQAALRDRREVRVYLALPLAQEHRSNTAESNEEVAARYLVETRELVDENTGADGLAVQMLHPNARLLVTGDDLAGYDALPIAQIRRAETTGGSPTLDPEFIPPVLACDAWDPLRVGVLTRLLERVEKKAAVLSDQVVARRLTHDSQGAGERLLLEQLRVMNEAASVLAVDTASSGVAPLTAYRELARLVGKLSALSADCRVRPLPVYDHDDLGNCFLTVRNAVEGLLDGVVEPGYQERPFTASGPTLRVELDPNWLEPGVGLYVGVQTSLGADELERLLASGRNIKFGAGGRAEELYLLGQAGLEPRRLARAPRPLPIRRGLHYYTLSSDGAPEEQRNAERSLSLAARLSERLVVDQLGEQNALVIDADGRSATLGLSLFVVRDDENTPLDASHEQDEALAHSH; via the coding sequence ATGAGCCACCACGCCGTGCATTGGCACGAAGGGATGTTCCTCACCCCGCAGCACTTCCAGGCCGCCGAGCGGCGCCAGGACTACCTGCGTCAGCGTTCGAGCCAATGGGACTGCCACCACAACTGGGGGCTGCGTCGCATCGAGATCGACGCCGACGCATTGGCCAACCACCGCCTTGTGATCCGCCGCCTCCAGGCGCGCATGCACGACGGCGCGTTGCTCTCGTTCCCCGAAGACGGCGCCCCGCCGGTTGTCGACCTGCAGGCCGCCCTGCGTGACCGGCGCGAGGTGCGGGTCTACCTCGCGTTGCCACTCGCCCAAGAGCACCGCTCCAACACGGCCGAGAGCAACGAAGAAGTCGCCGCCCGCTATTTGGTCGAAACCCGTGAGCTTGTCGACGAGAACACCGGCGCCGACGGCCTGGCGGTTCAGATGCTGCATCCGAACGCCCGGCTGCTCGTGACCGGCGACGACTTGGCCGGCTACGACGCCCTGCCGATCGCTCAGATCCGCCGCGCGGAGACGACCGGCGGCTCGCCGACGCTCGACCCCGAATTCATCCCCCCCGTGCTGGCCTGCGACGCCTGGGACCCGCTGCGGGTCGGCGTGCTCACACGGCTGCTCGAGCGCGTAGAGAAGAAGGCCGCGGTGCTGTCCGACCAAGTCGTCGCCCGCCGTCTGACGCACGACAGCCAGGGCGCCGGCGAGCGGCTGCTGCTCGAACAGCTCCGCGTGATGAACGAGGCCGCCTCGGTGCTGGCCGTCGACACCGCTTCGAGCGGCGTGGCGCCGCTCACAGCTTACCGTGAGCTGGCCCGCTTAGTCGGTAAACTCTCTGCCCTGTCGGCCGACTGCCGGGTGCGTCCGCTGCCGGTCTACGACCACGACGACCTCGGGAACTGCTTCCTCACCGTTCGCAACGCCGTCGAAGGTTTGCTCGATGGCGTCGTCGAGCCGGGATACCAAGAACGCCCCTTCACCGCCTCGGGACCGACGCTGCGAGTCGAGCTCGACCCCAATTGGTTGGAGCCCGGCGTGGGGCTTTACGTGGGCGTGCAAACGTCTCTCGGCGCCGACGAGCTCGAGCGGCTGCTCGCAAGCGGCCGTAACATCAAGTTCGGCGCCGGCGGACGGGCCGAAGAGCTGTACCTGCTGGGCCAAGCGGGCCTCGAGCCGAGGCGGCTCGCCCGGGCGCCGCGGCCGCTGCCGATCCGGCGTGGGCTGCACTATTACACCCTCAGCAGCGACGGTGCTCCTGAGGAGCAGCGCAATGCGGAGCGTAGCCTGTCACTCGCCGCTCGATTGAGCGAGCGTTTGGTCGTCGACCAGCTCGGCGAGCAGAACGCGTTGGTCATCGACGCCGACGGCCGTTCGGCCACGCTGGGCCTCTCGCTGTTCGTCGTCCGCGACGACGAGAACACGCCGCTCGACGCATCGCACGAGCAAGACGAGGCGCTAGCGCACTCGCACTAA
- the tssG gene encoding type VI secretion system baseplate subunit TssG codes for MTTAEPKPKDDTASVEQELYRDASRFDFYQAVALLEQTSKRRRTDEGVEQPPVRFGTPASTAFPASAVDSVERGECEDDQPRLTANFMGLTGPSGVLPRHYTELLIQLDRRLRGGAKRTLGAWYDLFNNRLIGQMYRAWTRRRIDRGVTEGRADGAEPDSYTAGLFGLAGLAQPGLRNRLQVLEGGEQRDRVADLALLKHAGTLARRQRSAAQIERLLSDYFRVPVRVKPFQGQWLQLEPEDRTELARDGRANQLGVDAVVGSRVWNVQSRVRVCVGPLDRERFEQFMPDTSPGPQRRRFVMLCQLTRLLLGPELDYDVQLVLDRGEVPRLTARKSEAPARLGWNAWLASRPLERDGDDPVFEPIEATALSA; via the coding sequence ATGACCACCGCCGAGCCAAAGCCGAAGGACGACACTGCAAGCGTGGAGCAAGAGCTCTACCGCGACGCCAGTCGTTTCGACTTCTACCAGGCGGTCGCGCTGCTGGAGCAAACCTCCAAGCGGCGCCGCACGGACGAGGGCGTAGAGCAGCCGCCGGTGCGGTTCGGCACGCCGGCCTCGACGGCCTTCCCGGCGAGCGCGGTCGACTCGGTCGAACGCGGGGAGTGCGAAGACGATCAGCCGCGGCTCACGGCCAACTTCATGGGCCTCACCGGCCCCAGTGGCGTGCTTCCTCGGCACTACACGGAGCTGCTGATCCAGCTCGACCGGCGCTTACGCGGCGGGGCCAAGCGGACGCTCGGCGCCTGGTACGACTTGTTCAATAACCGTCTGATCGGTCAGATGTACCGCGCATGGACACGGCGCCGCATCGACCGCGGAGTGACCGAGGGACGCGCCGATGGCGCCGAGCCCGATTCGTACACCGCCGGCTTGTTCGGCCTCGCGGGCCTTGCTCAGCCGGGCCTGCGCAACCGCCTGCAAGTGCTCGAAGGGGGCGAGCAGCGCGATCGCGTGGCCGACCTCGCACTTCTGAAACACGCCGGCACGCTCGCCCGCCGGCAACGCTCGGCCGCTCAGATCGAGCGGCTGCTGAGCGACTACTTTCGTGTCCCGGTACGGGTCAAACCGTTCCAGGGCCAATGGCTTCAGCTTGAGCCGGAGGACCGCACCGAACTGGCCCGCGACGGCCGAGCCAATCAGCTCGGTGTCGACGCCGTGGTCGGCAGCCGCGTGTGGAACGTGCAGAGCCGCGTGCGGGTCTGCGTGGGGCCGCTCGACCGGGAGCGTTTCGAACAATTCATGCCCGACACGTCGCCGGGGCCGCAGCGGCGACGGTTTGTCATGCTGTGTCAACTCACCCGACTGCTGCTCGGCCCCGAACTCGACTACGACGTGCAGCTGGTGCTCGACCGTGGCGAGGTTCCGCGACTCACGGCCCGCAAATCGGAGGCGCCGGCGCGGCTCGGCTGGAACGCATGGCTCGCCTCGAGACCGCTGGAACGCGACGGCGACGACCCGGTGTTCGAGCCGATCGAAGCCACCGCTCTAAGCGCTTAA
- the tssF gene encoding type VI secretion system baseplate subunit TssF → MSTTLYPYYEKELHFIRHEAEEFAKQYPAAAGQLLLERNQSRDPHVERLIEAFALLTARVEKKLDDDFPEITEGMLTALYPHYLAPIPSMAVAQFEADPSSPQPTGLPIPRGAGVRSQPVGGAPCRYQTCYPVTLWPIRVAAASVDFPPFDTELKPPAKTAAVLRISLEADADLLFSQLSLDTLRLHLSGDDHLMATLYEQLMGHATRVEVRSGDKEKRLLGTLGGDAIQPVGFAEDEGLLPYPPQSSHAYRLLTELFSFPQKFAFIDIQGLAATLPEALDKIDLVIYLDEADERLAGEVTADTLRLGCTPIVNLFPKVCEPIRLTHAKTEYPIHPDAQHRDKMEVYRIERVTGVGAGSTTRFAPLYGLDHENSWAGQDEVRAYWHARRRPAARHDDAGTDMSLRLTDLDFHPTQPAEQSVTVQALCTNRDLPRRLPSGPAGLKFEMESSYPVRGVRCLRQPTAPMRPPLDAGAHWRLISHLSLNHLSLGQEELAAPTLQEILRLYDFADRNANRKRAIANSEMIDGVVGVGARNATCRIGGPKDGGFCRGVAVELELDEQNYRDTGVYLFASVLERFFAEYATVNSFTRLTLKTKQRGKLKTWAPRAGATPLV, encoded by the coding sequence ATGAGCACCACGCTCTACCCGTACTACGAGAAGGAGCTGCACTTCATCCGCCACGAGGCGGAAGAGTTCGCCAAGCAGTACCCCGCCGCCGCCGGCCAGCTGCTGCTCGAACGCAACCAGAGCCGCGACCCGCACGTCGAGCGGCTGATCGAGGCGTTCGCGTTGCTGACCGCCCGGGTTGAGAAGAAGCTCGACGACGACTTCCCCGAGATCACCGAGGGGATGCTCACCGCGCTCTACCCGCACTACCTGGCGCCGATCCCCTCGATGGCGGTCGCCCAGTTCGAGGCCGACCCGTCGAGCCCGCAGCCCACGGGCCTGCCGATCCCGCGCGGCGCCGGCGTCCGCAGCCAGCCGGTCGGCGGGGCGCCTTGCCGCTACCAGACCTGCTATCCGGTTACGCTCTGGCCGATCCGCGTGGCGGCCGCTTCGGTCGACTTCCCGCCGTTCGACACGGAGCTCAAGCCGCCCGCCAAAACGGCCGCTGTGCTGCGCATCAGCCTCGAGGCCGACGCCGACTTGCTCTTCAGCCAACTGTCGCTCGACACGCTGCGGCTGCACCTGAGCGGCGACGACCACCTGATGGCGACACTCTACGAGCAGCTCATGGGCCACGCCACGCGGGTCGAGGTCCGCTCGGGCGACAAAGAGAAGCGGCTGCTCGGCACGCTCGGCGGCGACGCGATCCAGCCGGTCGGCTTCGCCGAGGACGAGGGACTGTTGCCCTACCCGCCGCAGTCGAGCCACGCTTACCGGCTGCTCACCGAGCTGTTCTCGTTCCCGCAAAAGTTTGCGTTCATTGACATCCAGGGTCTCGCCGCCACCTTGCCCGAGGCGCTCGACAAGATCGACCTGGTGATCTACCTCGACGAAGCCGACGAGCGGCTCGCCGGTGAGGTGACAGCCGATACGCTGCGACTCGGCTGCACGCCGATCGTCAACTTGTTCCCCAAAGTTTGCGAGCCGATCCGGCTCACGCACGCCAAGACCGAGTACCCGATCCATCCTGACGCGCAGCACCGCGACAAGATGGAGGTCTACCGCATCGAGCGCGTGACGGGCGTCGGCGCCGGGTCGACGACACGCTTCGCGCCGCTGTACGGGCTCGACCACGAGAACTCGTGGGCCGGGCAGGACGAGGTGCGGGCCTACTGGCACGCCCGTCGCCGGCCCGCCGCCCGCCACGACGACGCCGGCACCGACATGAGCCTGCGTCTCACTGATCTCGACTTCCACCCGACCCAGCCGGCCGAGCAGTCGGTCACGGTGCAGGCTCTCTGCACGAACCGCGACCTTCCGCGGCGCCTCCCCTCGGGGCCCGCGGGGCTCAAGTTCGAGATGGAGTCGTCCTACCCGGTCCGCGGCGTGCGTTGCCTGCGGCAGCCGACCGCGCCGATGCGGCCGCCGCTCGACGCGGGCGCCCACTGGCGGCTGATCTCACACCTGTCGCTCAATCACCTGTCGCTCGGCCAAGAGGAACTGGCCGCGCCCACGCTGCAAGAGATCTTGCGGCTCTATGACTTCGCCGACCGCAACGCCAACCGCAAGCGGGCGATCGCCAACAGCGAGATGATCGACGGCGTGGTGGGCGTGGGCGCCCGCAACGCGACGTGCCGCATCGGCGGCCCCAAGGACGGCGGCTTCTGCCGCGGCGTGGCGGTCGAGCTGGAGCTCGACGAGCAGAACTACCGCGACACGGGCGTCTACCTGTTCGCCAGCGTGCTTGAGCGGTTCTTCGCCGAGTACGCCACCGTGAACTCCTTCACCCGCCTGACGCTCAAGACCAAGCAGCGCGGCAAACTCAAAACATGGGCGCCCCGCGCGGGCGCCACCCCGCTGGTATGA
- the tssE gene encoding type VI secretion system baseplate subunit TssE produces MPASPSFSPTIIDRLVDACAGMSEPRPVGVESLIDDIEDLLNTCSVAPGAALDGLPEASDSLLGYGTAPPASLAIATHEERLAAARSLQRTLLRYEPRLERVRVRVDDTRPTCNEGRFRIEATLREAPAESVALNIRVRSSSGRTQVTTERS; encoded by the coding sequence ATGCCCGCCTCTCCCAGTTTCTCGCCGACGATCATCGACCGCCTGGTCGACGCCTGCGCCGGCATGTCGGAGCCGCGGCCTGTGGGCGTCGAGAGCCTGATCGACGACATCGAAGACCTGCTGAATACTTGCAGCGTGGCGCCCGGCGCGGCGCTCGACGGGCTGCCAGAGGCTTCTGACTCGCTGCTCGGCTACGGCACGGCGCCGCCGGCGTCGCTCGCCATCGCCACGCACGAGGAGCGCCTCGCAGCCGCCCGCAGCCTGCAACGCACGCTGCTCCGCTACGAGCCCCGGCTTGAGCGCGTGCGGGTGCGTGTCGACGACACGCGTCCCACCTGCAACGAGGGCCGGTTCCGCATCGAGGCGACGTTGCGTGAGGCGCCCGCCGAGAGCGTGGCGCTCAACATCCGTGTCCGCTCTTCGAGCGGACGCACCCAAGTCACGACGGAGCGATCATGA
- a CDS encoding Hcp family type VI secretion system effector, with protein MSDQHSSIDYFLKIDGIEGESMDSKHANEIQLIGFNWGETQPASLVYGSGGGSGKVSMQDLTFTMRACKASPKLFLACAKGDHIKDAVLVARKAGGDQEEFYQFTFEDVLVSSYNTGGGTGDSLPMDTVTLAFAKISYQYRPQSDKGALETPIKAGWNLQENKAI; from the coding sequence ATGTCCGACCAACATTCCTCAATCGACTATTTCCTGAAGATCGACGGCATCGAGGGCGAGTCGATGGACTCGAAGCACGCCAACGAGATTCAGCTCATCGGCTTCAACTGGGGCGAGACCCAGCCCGCCAGCCTTGTGTACGGTTCGGGCGGCGGCTCGGGCAAGGTGAGCATGCAAGACCTCACCTTCACCATGCGTGCCTGCAAGGCCTCGCCGAAGCTGTTCCTCGCCTGTGCGAAGGGCGACCACATCAAGGACGCCGTGCTCGTGGCTCGTAAGGCCGGTGGCGACCAGGAAGAGTTCTACCAGTTCACGTTCGAGGACGTGCTCGTCTCGTCCTACAACACGGGCGGCGGCACCGGCGACAGCCTGCCGATGGACACCGTCACGCTGGCCTTCGCCAAGATCAGCTACCAGTACCGCCCGCAGAGCGACAAGGGCGCCCTGGAGACCCCGATCAAGGCCGGTTGGAACCTGCAAGAGAACAAGGCCATCTGA
- a CDS encoding eCIS core domain-containing protein — MQMKSQQSNAAVGIVPIQTKENNTGLPDNLKSGVESLSGMSMDHVKVHYNSDKPAQLNAHAYAQGSDIHVATGQEKHLPHEAWHVVQQAQGRAQPTTQLKGAWVNDDAALEKEADHMGAQALQAAGLMRERQVMGTVLTQMMLKNR; from the coding sequence ATGCAAATGAAAAGCCAGCAGAGCAACGCCGCTGTCGGCATCGTGCCGATCCAGACCAAAGAGAACAACACCGGTCTGCCCGACAACCTGAAGTCGGGGGTCGAGAGCCTCAGCGGCATGAGCATGGATCACGTCAAGGTCCACTACAACAGCGACAAGCCGGCCCAGTTGAACGCGCACGCGTACGCCCAAGGATCGGACATCCACGTCGCCACGGGGCAGGAGAAGCACCTGCCGCACGAGGCGTGGCATGTCGTCCAGCAGGCTCAGGGGCGGGCGCAACCGACCACGCAGCTCAAGGGCGCGTGGGTCAACGACGACGCGGCGCTGGAGAAAGAAGCCGACCACATGGGCGCCCAAGCCTTGCAGGCCGCCGGCCTGATGCGCGAGCGGCAGGTCATGGGGACGGTCCTCACGCAGATGATGCTCAAGAACCGCTAA